One part of the Rutidosis leptorrhynchoides isolate AG116_Rl617_1_P2 chromosome 1, CSIRO_AGI_Rlap_v1, whole genome shotgun sequence genome encodes these proteins:
- the LOC139839721 gene encoding transcription factor UNE10-like: protein MYKHLHIFGRNKLDYEVAELKWENGQLAMQELGHRPCVPTKSQPTTSWDNTRAADTLETIVNQATHKPCYKPVVMVNDNNLVPCPDSHKSSKTSDMLVPTSNNRIIDAGCSTHAGSSSGAFGIGDTYDGDHLEVQRRLTSTSMGLPENTSSDRDGSRLIFGDDSVFHCTQREGNAIKEKKTSKSSMLNKRRTSASHNQSERRQRDKINQRMKTLQKLVPNSNKTDKASMLDEVIEYVKQLQAQVHMSNSMNMSQMMMPLVMQQHQMQQMSMMNSMGMGLSIIPYPSILMPMPMPMPMPMPTPSWNSLPVDRVINTTTRATPDPMSAFLASRPQPVNLDSYNRMAALYQHTQNQSCGPLPKN, encoded by the exons ATGTATAAACACTTGCATATATTTGGGAGAAACAA GTTAGATTATGAAGTAGCGGAATTAAAATGGGAAAATGGTCAGCTAGCCATGCAAGAATTAGGCCACCGGCCGTGCGTGCCAACCAAATCTCAACCGACGACATCATGGGACAACACACGCGCCGCCGATACACTCGAAACAATAGTCAACCAAGCAACCCACAAACCCTGCTACAAACCAGTAGTTATGGTCAACGACAACAACCTAGTCCCATGTCCAGACAGCCACAAATCAAGCAAGACGTCCGATATGCTGGTACCGACCTCTAACAACCGAATAATTGACGCGGGTTGCTCAACACATGCCGGATCAAGCAGTGGGGCTTTTGGAATTGGTGATACGTATGATGGTGATCATTTGGAAGTTCAACGACGGTTGACTTCGACTTCAATGGGGTTGCCGGAAAATACTAGCTCCGATAGAGATGGCTCGAGGTTGATTTTTGGTGATGACTCTGTTTTTCATTGTACTCAG CGGGAGGGAAATGCAATAAAAGAGAAGAAAACATCAAAATCTTCGATGTTGAATAAAAGGAGGACGTCTGCAAGTCATAATCAATCTGAACGG AGACAAAGAGACAAGATTAATCAAAGGATGAAGACACTTCAAAAATTGGTTCCAAACTCGAacaag ACAGATAAGGCGTCAATGttagatgaggtgattgagtacGTAAAACAATTACAAGCACAAGTTCATATGTCGAATAGTATGAACATGTCACAAATGATGATGCCATTAGTAATGCAACAACATCAAATGCAACAAATGTCCATGATGAACTCCATGGGAATGGGTTTATCCATCATTCCTTACCCTTCCATTCTCATGCCTATGCCTATGCCTATGCCTATGCCTATGCCTACGCCTTCATGGAACAGTCTTCCCGTTGATCGGGTTATCAATACTACCACAAGGGCCACTCCTGATCCCATGTCTGCTTTTCTCGCTTCTCGCCCTCAG CCAGTGAACTTGGATTCTTATAATAGGATGGCAGCTTTGTATCAACATACGCAAAATCAATCATGTGGCCCACTTCCAAAGAACTAA